A region of the Rickettsiales bacterium Ac37b genome:
TTGTAATTTTTGTGCCAATTTCATACCTATAGTAGTTTTACCTGCTCCCATTACCCCAATTAAAACTATAGGTTTTTTAATTAACTCTGTATCCATATTATACTCATTGCAATAAACTTTGTATATTACATATTAAAGATACACATTATGATATTTATATATCAAATATGTTAATATATTAACCATTATAAAGTATAAAATATTACCTATAACTTGTTAAAACATAAATACATAATATACCATAGTCAAATATAAATATATAATGTATATTAGGTAAATGCTTTTGAGAAAATTTAAAATAAGCTTATATTTACTTCAATTTATCGATATAATGAACCATCATCACCTTGAATTATTCTTAGAAATGCTAATTACAGAGCGTGCAGCGACTCAAAACACTATAAGCTCATATAGCAATGACCTTTCATCTTTTTTTAGTTTTCTTGCCCTACATAATAAAAATTGTTTACAATGTGACATAGCTACATTGCGTCATTATATTTCTTCTCTTTCAAGCTATAATAAATCTACTATTTTACGTAAAATTTCTACGCTAAAACAATTTTATAAATTCTTATATTCAGAACAGCTTATATTTAGTAATCCTGCATTGCTACTTGATTCTCCAAGAAAAGGAAGATCTTTACCCAAAGTGCTTTCTGTAAAAGAAATTGAATTATTAATTAATATATCAAAACTTGATTTATCAAGTGAAGGTACAAGACTCACTGCAATGCTTGAAACACTATATGCCACAGGATTACGCGTGTCAGAGCTCATCTCGTTAAAACTTAATAATTTACAATTTTTCTCATCTTCCAGTTCTCAGATTGCTGAACAAACTATAATTGTGAATGGCAAGGGTAATAAAGAAAGGCTCACCATAATTAATAATAATGCAGCTATGGCTATTAATAACTATCTTAATATACGCCATAAATTTATACCTAACATTAATAAATTTAATAACTATCTTTTTCCATCTAATTCCAAAACAGGATATATAACCAGACAACGCTTTGGTCAGTTAATAAAGCAACTTGCTCTACAAGCCAATATGGATCCAAAACGAGTTTCTCCACATGTATTGCGCCATTCATTTGCAAGTCATATTTTAGAACAAGGGGCAGATTTACGCTTTATTCAAGAATTACTTGGCCATGCAGATATTAGTTCTACTCAGATCTATACACATATTCAGCCAAACAAACTTAAGTCCACTGTAGAAAAATTATTACCTTTGATTATCTCATCCAAACATAAAAAGACCCCTGCATAAGAGGCCTTTTTATTCTTAATCATAAGTATAGAACTAATAATAACGATTTTTTCTCTACAACTAGTT
Encoded here:
- the xerD_2 gene encoding Tyrosine recombinase XerD, producing the protein MLLRKFKISLYLLQFIDIMNHHHLELFLEMLITERAATQNTISSYSNDLSSFFSFLALHNKNCLQCDIATLRHYISSLSSYNKSTILRKISTLKQFYKFLYSEQLIFSNPALLLDSPRKGRSLPKVLSVKEIELLINISKLDLSSEGTRLTAMLETLYATGLRVSELISLKLNNLQFFSSSSSQIAEQTIIVNGKGNKERLTIINNNAAMAINNYLNIRHKFIPNINKFNNYLFPSNSKTGYITRQRFGQLIKQLALQANMDPKRVSPHVLRHSFASHILEQGADLRFIQELLGHADISSTQIYTHIQPNKLKSTVEKLLPLIISSKHKKTPA